The nucleotide sequence TCTGCGCCTGGACGGAGACGTCCAGGGCGGAGACCGGCTCGTCGGCCACCACCAGCCGCGGGCTGGTGGCCAGGGCGCGGGCGATGCCGATGCGCTGCGCCTGTCCGCCGGAGAACTCGTGGGGGTAGCGGTCGATGTGCTCCGGGATGAGGCCGACCAGCTCCATCAGCTCCACGGCCCGCTTGCGCGCCGCGGCCGCCGAACCGCCCTGGGTGAGCAGGGGGTCGGAGATGATCCGGGCCACGGTCTGCCGGGGGTTGAGGGAGGAGTGCGGGTCCTGGAAGACCATCTGGAGGTCGCGGCGCAGCGGCTTCAGTGCCCGCTGCGGCAGACGGCCGATCTCCCGGCCGTCGAACGCGACGGAGCCGGCGGTCGGTTCCAGGAGCCGCACGATCGTGCGGCCCGTGGTCGACTTGCCGCAGCCGGACTCGCCGACGAGGCCCAGGGTCTCGCCCGCCGCCACGTCGAAGCCGATGCCGTCGACGGCCCGCACGGGGGCCGAGCCGCGGCGGCGGCCCGGGAAGGTGACGGTGAGGTCCCGCACCCGGAGGAGGGGCGGTGGTGGGGTCGTGGTCATGGGGCGACGCCTTCGTACGCGGGGAAGTGGCAGGCGGCCGGGTGCCCGTCCGGGCCGCCGAGGGACGGGCGTTCGGTCGTACAGCGGGCCCGTTCCTCGGCGGGGCCGACGGCGGCGCGCGGGCAGCGGGGTGCGAACGCGCAGCCCGGCGAGGGGTCCAGCAGGGACGGCGGGCTTCCCGGGATCGCCCGCAGCGGGGCGTCGTCGGGGTCGTCGAGCCGGGGCAGCGAGTCGAGCAGCCCCTGGGTGTACGGGTGGGCGGGGGCGGCGAACAGGGCGTCCACCGGGGCGTGTTCGACGGCCCGGCCGCCGTACATGACGAGGACGTCGTGGGCGACCCGGGCGACCACTCCGAGATCGTGGGTGATCATGACGACCGAGAGGCCGCGTTCCTGCTGGAGGCGGGCGATCAGTTCCAGGATCTGCGCCTGGACGGTGACGTCGAGGGCGGTGGTGGGCTCGTCGGCGATGAGGAGGTCGGGTTCGCAGACGAGCGCCATCGCGATCATCACCCGCTGGCGCATGCCGCCGGAGAACTGGTGGGGGTACTCGCCGGCCCGCCGCCGGGGTTCGGGGATGCCGACCTCGGCGAGGGCCTCGACGGCCCGCTCGCGGGCCGCGGCCCGGCGGGAGCGGAAGTGGACGCGGTGGTGTTCGGCGATCTGCTCGCCGACGGTGTAGTAGGGGTGCAGGCTGGACAGCGGGTCCTGGAAGATCATGGCCATCCGGCGGCCCCGCAGGGTGTTCAGTTCGCGCTCGCCGAGGCCGATGAGTTCCCGGCCGTCGAGGGTGACGGAGCCGGTGACCCGGGCGCCGGTGTGCAGGCCCATGACGGCGAGCGAGGTGACCGACTTGCCGGAGCCGGACTCGCCGACGATGCCGAGGGTCCGGCCCGGCCGGACGTCGAAGGAGAGCGAGTCGACGGCCCTGACGGGTCCGTGCCGCGTCGCGAAGGTGACGTCGAGGTCCCGGACCGACAGGAGGGGGGCGGAGTCGGCCATCAGTACCTCACTCGCGGGTCGACGACGGCGTACAGCAGGTCGACGGCCAGGTTGGCGACGACGATGAAGGTGGCGGCGAGCAGGGTCACTCCGAGGATGACCGGCTGGTCGCCGGTGGACAGCGCGCCGTAGAAGAGCCGTCCGACGCCGGGCAGTCCGAAGATGGACTCGGTGATGACGGCGCCCGCGAGCAGACCGCCGAGGTCCATCCCGAAGATGGTGAGGATCGGGGTCATCCCGGCGCGCAGCCCGTGTTTGACGACGACGGTGCGGCGGGGCAGGCCCTTGGCGCGGGCGGTGCGGATGTACGGCTCCGCCATGGACTCGATCATCGAGCCGCGGCTCTGCCGGGCGTACATGGCGGCGTACAGGATCGCGAGCGCCAGCCACGGCAGCAGCATGTTCGACGCCCAGGACAGCGGGTCGTCGCCGAACGGCACGTACTGCGGATACGGCAGCAGGCCGGTGACCCGGATCAGGCCGTAGATGAGGAGGACGGAGGTGAAGTAGACGGGCAGGGAGGCGGCGGCGACCGCGCCGACCATCAGGACCCGGTCGGTGAGCGTGTCCTTGTGGAGCGCCGCGGTGACGCCTGCGGTGAGCCCGAGCAGCAGCCAGAGCGCGGCGGCGCCGAAGGCGAGGGACGCGGAGACGGGCAGCCGGTCGACGAGGAGGTCCCAGACGCTCTGGCTGTTCTCGTACGAGTAGCCGAGGCAGGGGAAGTCGCAGCGCAGCGCGTAGGGGCCGGTGCCCATCGTGCGGCCGGTGAAGATCCCGGTGACGAAGTCGGCGAACTGCCGCCAGAGCGGGGCGTCCAGGCCCATGTTGGCGCGGATGGCCTCCAGGCGTTCGGCGCTGCACGACTTGCCGCAGGCCGCGGCCGCCGGGTCGGAGGGCAGGACGTAGAAGATGGTGAAGGTGACGGCGGCGACGGCGACGAGGACGCCGAGCACGCCGAGGAGCCGGCGGCCGAGGTAGAGGATCACGCGCCGCCTCCCCGGGGGTCGAGGATGTCGCGCAGCGCGTCCCCGAGCAGGGTGAAGGCGAGCACGGTGAGGAAGAGGCAGAGGCTCGGGACGGCGAAGTACATGGGGTCCGTCTCGTAGTAGGCGACGCTCTCGGCGATCATCTGGCCCCAGGACGGGGTCGGCGGGCGGACGCCGACGCCGAGGTAGCTGAGGGCGGCCTCGGTGGCGATCATGCCGGGGACGATCAGGGTGGTGTACGCGATGACGGGCCCGGCGACGCCCGGGAGGATGTCGCGGACGAGGATGCGCCAGGGCCCGGAGCCGCCGACGCGGGCGGCGTCGACGTACTCGCGGTGCTTGAGCGACAGGGTCTGGCCGCGGACGATCCGGGCGATGCCGGGCCAGCCGAAGAGGCCGATGACGGCGGTCATGAGGACGATCCGGTTGACGTCCCGGGCCACCGACATCATCGCGATCATGAAGATGAGGGAGGGGAAGGACATCGTGAGGTCCATCAGCCGGGAGAGCACGGTGTCGGTGCGGCCGCCGAAGTAGCCGGCGCAGATGCCGGCCGCCGTCCCGGCGAGGACGACGATGGCCGTCGCGGCGAAGGCGATGAGCAGCGAGACCTGGGCGCCGTGCACGACCCGGGCGAACAGGTCGCGGCCGGTGACGGGTTCGACGCCGAGCCAGTGCTCGGCCGACACGCCGCCGAGCGGCCCGAGGGGCAGACCGCCCAGGTAGGGGTCGACGGCGCTCTTGTCGAACTCGTCCGGGCCCCAGCCGCCGAGCGCGGCGATCAGCGGGGCGGCCGCGGCGAGCAGCGCGAAGAAGGCGACCACGCCGAGGGAGAGGCGGGCGGCGGGGCGGCGGCGCAGTTCGGCCCGGACGAGCTGCCAGGGGCTGTGGGCCGTGCGGGCGGGAGGCGGTGCGGTGGTGGTCGTCACGGGTTCGGCCTCAGTTCGCGCTCTTCGAGGGGTCCTTGAGGCCGACCGTGGCGTAGTCGAGCTGGCCGCCGTAGGAGGTGTGGCCGAAGGCTCCGGCGATGTTGGTGCCGATGAGCAGGGGCCGGCGCTCGACGACGGCGGGCGCGGTCGGGGCCT is from Streptomyces venezuelae ATCC 10712 and encodes:
- a CDS encoding ABC transporter ATP-binding protein, with product MADSAPLLSVRDLDVTFATRHGPVRAVDSLSFDVRPGRTLGIVGESGSGKSVTSLAVMGLHTGARVTGSVTLDGRELIGLGERELNTLRGRRMAMIFQDPLSSLHPYYTVGEQIAEHHRVHFRSRRAAARERAVEALAEVGIPEPRRRAGEYPHQFSGGMRQRVMIAMALVCEPDLLIADEPTTALDVTVQAQILELIARLQQERGLSVVMITHDLGVVARVAHDVLVMYGGRAVEHAPVDALFAAPAHPYTQGLLDSLPRLDDPDDAPLRAIPGSPPSLLDPSPGCAFAPRCPRAAVGPAEERARCTTERPSLGGPDGHPAACHFPAYEGVAP
- a CDS encoding ABC transporter ATP-binding protein, which produces MTTTPPPPLLRVRDLTVTFPGRRRGSAPVRAVDGIGFDVAAGETLGLVGESGCGKSTTGRTIVRLLEPTAGSVAFDGREIGRLPQRALKPLRRDLQMVFQDPHSSLNPRQTVARIISDPLLTQGGSAAAARKRAVELMELVGLIPEHIDRYPHEFSGGQAQRIGIARALATSPRLVVADEPVSALDVSVQAQIVNLMERLQRELGLAYLFIAHDLSVVKRVCDRVAVMYLGRIVEIGAKERVYTAPAHPYTRALLSAVPLPDPAAERSRERITLLGDPPSPAAPPPGCTFHPRCPKAQAVCRTEAPPLRVAVAGEPREVACHFPEAG
- a CDS encoding ABC transporter permease; the encoded protein is MTTTTAPPPARTAHSPWQLVRAELRRRPAARLSLGVVAFFALLAAAAPLIAALGGWGPDEFDKSAVDPYLGGLPLGPLGGVSAEHWLGVEPVTGRDLFARVVHGAQVSLLIAFAATAIVVLAGTAAGICAGYFGGRTDTVLSRLMDLTMSFPSLIFMIAMMSVARDVNRIVLMTAVIGLFGWPGIARIVRGQTLSLKHREYVDAARVGGSGPWRILVRDILPGVAGPVIAYTTLIVPGMIATEAALSYLGVGVRPPTPSWGQMIAESVAYYETDPMYFAVPSLCLFLTVLAFTLLGDALRDILDPRGGGA
- a CDS encoding ABC transporter permease, coding for MILYLGRRLLGVLGVLVAVAAVTFTIFYVLPSDPAAAACGKSCSAERLEAIRANMGLDAPLWRQFADFVTGIFTGRTMGTGPYALRCDFPCLGYSYENSQSVWDLLVDRLPVSASLAFGAAALWLLLGLTAGVTAALHKDTLTDRVLMVGAVAAASLPVYFTSVLLIYGLIRVTGLLPYPQYVPFGDDPLSWASNMLLPWLALAILYAAMYARQSRGSMIESMAEPYIRTARAKGLPRRTVVVKHGLRAGMTPILTIFGMDLGGLLAGAVITESIFGLPGVGRLFYGALSTGDQPVILGVTLLAATFIVVANLAVDLLYAVVDPRVRY